Proteins co-encoded in one Lasioglossum baleicum chromosome 3, iyLasBale1, whole genome shotgun sequence genomic window:
- the LOC143207166 gene encoding uncharacterized protein LOC143207166 isoform X2, with the protein MTGYRWMKYTGARYTVPGMISIGTDLDGRNLVVGRAFHHGDMLPAKVKPEHGVAYVCHAGQEHMKHDFEILMPADFKWVHASNGYVPEGAVEGGRTMDGEMLYVGRTIHMGVPCGGKIQRSHGVLYIPYEGREIPCRDYEVLIQN; encoded by the exons ATGACAG GATACAGATGGATGAAATATACTGGGGCCCGTTACACGGTGCCAGGAATGATCTCGATTGGCACTGATTTAGATGGTAGAAATCTTGTTGTTGGCCGTGCTTTTCATCACGGCGACATGTTACCAGCGAAGGTGAAGCCGGAACATGGCGTTGCCTACGTTTGTCATGCTGGACAGGAGCATATGAAACACGATTTCGAA ATTCTGATGCCAGCCGACTTTAAATGGGTTCATGCATCAAATGGTTACGTCCCAGAAGGTGCAGTTGAGGGTGGAAGGACAATGGATGGGGAGATGCTTTATGTTGGTCGTACAATCCACATGGGGGTTCCATGTGGTGGAAAG ATACAACGATCTCACGGCGTACTTTATATTCCCTACGAAGGAAGAGAAATCCCTTGCAGGGATTACGAAGTGTTAATACAAAACTAA
- the LOC143207166 gene encoding uncharacterized protein LOC143207166 isoform X1, translating into MFIIGYRWMKYTGARYTVPGMISIGTDLDGRNLVVGRAFHHGDMLPAKVKPEHGVAYVCHAGQEHMKHDFEILMPADFKWVHASNGYVPEGAVEGGRTMDGEMLYVGRTIHMGVPCGGKIQRSHGVLYIPYEGREIPCRDYEVLIQN; encoded by the exons ATGTTTATCATAGGATACAGATGGATGAAATATACTGGGGCCCGTTACACGGTGCCAGGAATGATCTCGATTGGCACTGATTTAGATGGTAGAAATCTTGTTGTTGGCCGTGCTTTTCATCACGGCGACATGTTACCAGCGAAGGTGAAGCCGGAACATGGCGTTGCCTACGTTTGTCATGCTGGACAGGAGCATATGAAACACGATTTCGAA ATTCTGATGCCAGCCGACTTTAAATGGGTTCATGCATCAAATGGTTACGTCCCAGAAGGTGCAGTTGAGGGTGGAAGGACAATGGATGGGGAGATGCTTTATGTTGGTCGTACAATCCACATGGGGGTTCCATGTGGTGGAAAG ATACAACGATCTCACGGCGTACTTTATATTCCCTACGAAGGAAGAGAAATCCCTTGCAGGGATTACGAAGTGTTAATACAAAACTAA
- the LOC143207166 gene encoding uncharacterized protein LOC143207166 isoform X3, translating to MKYTGARYTVPGMISIGTDLDGRNLVVGRAFHHGDMLPAKVKPEHGVAYVCHAGQEHMKHDFEILMPADFKWVHASNGYVPEGAVEGGRTMDGEMLYVGRTIHMGVPCGGKIQRSHGVLYIPYEGREIPCRDYEVLIQN from the exons ATGAAATATACTGGGGCCCGTTACACGGTGCCAGGAATGATCTCGATTGGCACTGATTTAGATGGTAGAAATCTTGTTGTTGGCCGTGCTTTTCATCACGGCGACATGTTACCAGCGAAGGTGAAGCCGGAACATGGCGTTGCCTACGTTTGTCATGCTGGACAGGAGCATATGAAACACGATTTCGAA ATTCTGATGCCAGCCGACTTTAAATGGGTTCATGCATCAAATGGTTACGTCCCAGAAGGTGCAGTTGAGGGTGGAAGGACAATGGATGGGGAGATGCTTTATGTTGGTCGTACAATCCACATGGGGGTTCCATGTGGTGGAAAG ATACAACGATCTCACGGCGTACTTTATATTCCCTACGAAGGAAGAGAAATCCCTTGCAGGGATTACGAAGTGTTAATACAAAACTAA
- the Vps36 gene encoding vacuolar protein sorting 36 yields the protein MNRFEYVEARFHPCENHIRRDIGVRLYDGDNKTSFEGGELILTSHRILWGKPGDISRGHTCLSLSLHHIIFYEEEVPSPFSFGRSKKLIMHLSEAPSNKLPGPLDSSIHNHIKLSFKEGLDSTFIVHLSDTISKQVWEFSPITPASYYNVDTQNSRHTAKPLPQIKTRTGIIGIERSLQEQQKATDDSISMAFQDLRKLMGMAKDMVSISKTISAKIRERQGDITEDETVRFKSYLMSLGIDDPVTRDAYRSSNEYFKQLAKQLADILEEPIKEVGGMMTLTDVYCRVNRARGLELLSPEDLLNASRQLAPLGLPVVLRIFDSGVMVLQIRSHNDSAIVNFIADLIKERGSLTAEELAQSDGISVLLARERLLVTEKYGKACRDDTIEALRFYPNLFLEGDE from the exons GACATCGGTGTACGATTATACGACGGTGACAACAag ACAAGCTTTGAAGGCGGTGAGCTCATACTCACAAGTCATAGAATTCTCTGGGGGAAACCTGGTGACATATCTCGTGGCCATACGTGTCTTTCACTGTCCCTTcatcatattattttttatgaagaAGAAGTCCCTAGTCCGTTCTCCTTTGGACGTAGTAAAAAACTCATCATGCACCTCTCCGAAGCCCCAAGCA ATAAACTGCCCGGCCCATTGGACAGTAGTATTCACAATCACATAAAACTCTCATTTAAAGAAGGCTTAGATTCTACCTTCATTGTCCACTTATCCGATACTATTTCGAAACAAGTTTGGGAATTCTCACCCATTACACCAGCCAGTTATTACAATGTCGACACTCAGAATAGCAGGCACACTGCTAAACCGCTTCCACAAATAAAAACCAGAACTGGAATCATAGGAATAGAGAGAAGCCTTCAAGAGCAACAGAAAGCGACAGACGACAGTATATCAATGGCTTTTCAAGATCTCAGGAAGCTCATGGGAATGGCCAAAGACATGGTTTCCATTTCGAAAACCATCTCAGCGAAAATACGG GAGAGGCAAGGGGACATCACTGAGGATGAAACAGTCAGATTTAAGTCTTACTTAATGAGCCTTGGCATTGATGACCCTGTGACTAGAGACGCGTACAGAAGCAGTAACGAATACTTCAAGCAACTGGCTAAACAATTAGCTGATATCTTGGAAGAACCTATTAAA GAAGTTGGAGGCATGATGACGTTAACAGACGTTTACTGTCGTGTGAATAGAGCCAGAGGCTTGGAACTTTTGTCACCAGAAGATTTACTAAACGCCAGTAGACAATTAGCACCTTTAGGTTTGCCCGTGGTGCTGAGAATTTTCGATAGCGGAGTTATGGTTCTCCAGATTCGTTCTCATAACGATAGCGCCATAGTTAACTTCATAGCAGACTTA ATAAAAGAAAGAGGATCGCTAACCGCGGAAGAGCTTGCTCAATCAGATGGTATATCAGTCCTCTTAGCTCGTGAACGATTACTAGTCACGGAAAAATATGGAAAAGCATGCAGAGACGATACGATCGAAGCTTTAAGATTCTACCCGAATTTATTTTTAGAAGGAGACGAATAA